The proteins below are encoded in one region of Alkaliphilus flagellatus:
- a CDS encoding ATP-binding cassette domain-containing protein, whose product MNKKNNEGYIHVVGAREKNLRNIDVKIPKKKITVFTGVSGSGKSSLVFDTIAAESQRQLNETYSSFIRHRLPHYGQPKVDAIENLSVAIVIDQKRIGGNARSTVGTITDIYSLLRLLFSRIGKPFVGYSDVFSFNNPSGMCPKCDGLGRIDMIDIERLLDRNKSLNEGAILFPTFELGAWRLKRYIHSRFFDNDKKIKDFTDDELKLLLYKSDIKVTTSDPEWPKTSLYEGLIPRIERSFLKKEEGESVKYKKEIDRIVGKETCPVCGGTRLNQTVLQCKINNKNIADCGEMQITDLVDFIRAIKDPKATTIVMAVANRLEHLVSIGLGYLSLNRETSTLSGGESQRIKMVRQLGSSLTDLTYIFDEPSIGLHPHDVNKINSLLKLLRDKGNTVLIVEHDPDVIKIADHIIDMGPQAGINGGKIMYQGTLNGLAQSETITGKYLCTQTQLKKNIRNPVEWLSLKDANLHNLKNINVIIPKGVMTVVTGVAGSGKSTLINHVLPKFYPETIFIDQKPIKTSKRSNIATFTGIFDIIRGLFSKANNVKPALFSFNSQGACPNCKGLGVTYTDLAFMDTVVNVCEVCQGDRFIDEALSYKLRGKNISEVLNMTVDEALDFFYEKEISTTLKKLADVGITYIPLGQPLNTLSGGELQRVKLADELESNGNIYVLDEPTTGLHMSDISQLLKILDRLVEQGSTVIVIEHNLDVISQADWIIDLGPLAGQNGGKVMFEGLPKDLINCNSSITGQYLKKYIK is encoded by the coding sequence ATGAATAAGAAAAATAATGAAGGATATATACACGTAGTTGGAGCTAGAGAGAAAAATCTTAGAAATATTGATGTGAAAATTCCAAAGAAAAAAATAACTGTCTTCACCGGGGTTTCAGGCTCAGGGAAATCATCTCTAGTATTTGATACAATAGCAGCAGAATCACAAAGGCAGCTAAATGAAACTTATTCAAGTTTTATTCGTCATCGTTTACCACACTATGGTCAGCCGAAGGTGGATGCTATTGAAAATTTATCTGTTGCAATTGTTATCGATCAAAAACGCATTGGAGGAAATGCAAGGTCAACTGTTGGAACGATCACAGATATATACTCATTACTAAGATTATTGTTTTCTCGTATAGGGAAACCATTTGTTGGTTATTCCGATGTTTTTTCATTTAATAATCCCTCGGGAATGTGTCCAAAATGTGATGGGTTAGGAAGGATTGATATGATAGATATTGAACGGTTATTGGATAGAAATAAATCTCTCAATGAGGGTGCAATTTTATTTCCAACTTTTGAGCTGGGGGCATGGAGGTTAAAAAGATATATCCATTCGAGATTTTTTGACAACGATAAAAAAATAAAAGATTTTACAGATGACGAATTGAAATTGCTTTTATATAAATCAGATATTAAAGTAACTACCTCTGATCCAGAATGGCCCAAAACTTCACTCTATGAAGGTCTTATTCCAAGAATTGAAAGAAGCTTTCTAAAAAAGGAAGAGGGAGAATCAGTCAAATATAAAAAAGAAATAGATAGGATTGTTGGTAAAGAAACATGTCCTGTCTGTGGTGGTACTCGATTAAATCAAACCGTTTTGCAGTGTAAAATAAACAATAAAAATATAGCAGATTGCGGTGAAATGCAAATCACTGATTTAGTAGATTTTATTCGTGCTATTAAAGACCCAAAAGCTACGACTATCGTCATGGCTGTAGCCAATCGATTAGAACATTTAGTTTCAATTGGTTTAGGTTATTTAAGCTTAAATCGTGAAACATCAACTCTTTCAGGTGGTGAATCACAACGAATAAAAATGGTTCGACAGTTAGGAAGTAGTTTAACAGATCTTACTTATATTTTTGACGAACCGAGCATTGGATTACATCCTCATGATGTGAATAAGATTAATTCCCTATTAAAACTTTTACGTGATAAGGGGAATACCGTTCTGATAGTCGAGCACGATCCCGATGTAATCAAAATTGCAGACCATATCATTGATATGGGACCGCAAGCTGGAATAAATGGTGGCAAAATCATGTATCAAGGTACTTTAAATGGTTTGGCGCAATCAGAGACAATTACGGGAAAATATCTATGCACTCAAACACAGTTAAAAAAGAATATCAGAAACCCAGTTGAATGGTTATCTCTGAAAGATGCGAATTTGCATAACCTAAAAAATATTAATGTGATCATCCCTAAAGGGGTTATGACGGTAGTAACTGGAGTTGCAGGTTCAGGGAAAAGTACATTGATCAATCATGTGTTACCTAAATTTTATCCTGAAACGATTTTTATTGATCAGAAGCCAATTAAAACCTCAAAGCGCTCTAATATTGCTACTTTTACAGGAATATTTGATATAATAAGGGGACTGTTTTCAAAAGCAAATAATGTAAAACCTGCTTTATTCAGCTTTAATTCACAAGGAGCATGCCCAAACTGTAAAGGGTTGGGAGTAACATATACAGATTTGGCATTTATGGATACAGTGGTAAATGTATGTGAGGTTTGCCAAGGTGACAGATTTATAGATGAAGCATTAAGCTACAAATTACGTGGCAAAAATATAAGTGAAGTTTTAAACATGACAGTTGACGAAGCTTTAGATTTTTTCTATGAAAAAGAAATATCAACAACATTAAAAAAACTGGCAGATGTAGGAATAACTTATATTCCACTTGGACAGCCATTAAATACTTTGTCTGGTGGTGAACTGCAAAGAGTAAAGCTTGCCGATGAACTTGAAAGTAATGGGAATATCTATGTGTTAGACGAACCGACTACTGGACTTCATATGTCAGATATATCACAGCTTCTTAAAATTTTGGACCGCCTTGTTGAACAAGGTAGTACCGTAATTGTGATAGAACATAATTTAGATGTTATTAGTCAGGCAGATTGGATCATTGATTTAGGACCTTTGGCGGGACAGAATGGTGGTAAAGTTATGTTTGAGGGATTACCAAAGGATTTAATAAATTGCAATTCCTCTATTACAGGACAATATTTAAAGAAATATATTAAGTAA
- a CDS encoding MarR family winged helix-turn-helix transcriptional regulator: MGKKELEDYYIPFQCMIISNINRFNIEGVTTAQYNVLDILYKQGSKTTKELAKIRGISQAGMSKLTKRLLEKKYIIQKRKEADRRAYDILITPAGKDFLLRSEKFRNEIMDLIEDTLTEEELYCFIKLCKKITDSYVEK; the protein is encoded by the coding sequence ATGGGGAAAAAAGAATTAGAGGATTATTATATCCCTTTTCAATGTATGATTATAAGTAATATTAATCGCTTTAATATTGAGGGAGTGACAACAGCCCAGTATAATGTACTGGATATTTTATATAAGCAAGGCTCTAAAACTACTAAAGAGTTAGCCAAGATTCGCGGGATTTCACAGGCTGGAATGTCTAAGTTAACAAAAAGGCTTTTGGAGAAAAAATACATTATACAAAAACGGAAGGAAGCTGATCGGAGAGCTTATGATATTCTCATTACTCCTGCTGGTAAGGATTTTCTTTTAAGATCAGAAAAGTTCAGAAATGAAATCATGGATTTAATTGAAGATACGTTGACAGAAGAAGAACTGTATTGTTTTATAAAACTATGTAAGAAAATTACTGATTCATATGTGGAGAAGTAA
- the truA gene encoding tRNA pseudouridine(38-40) synthase TruA → MRNIKLIIEYDGSKYSGWQRLKNSDQTIQGKLESVISEMVSSPVEIIGSGRTDAGVHARGQVANFKTNSTMPIKDIHKYINHYLPQDIVVKKVIEVSERFHSRYNAKSKKYTYYIWNHWIPSPFQRKYSYHFIETLDIGLMEEASKKLVGTHDFIGFSSVKKTNKSTIRTIEEITIIKEGNMLKFSFIGDGFLYNMIRIIMGSLIEIGIREKEIFYIDEILKTKTRSIAGKTLPPHGLFLEEVYY, encoded by the coding sequence ATGAGAAATATTAAGCTAATAATAGAATATGATGGTAGCAAGTATAGTGGTTGGCAAAGGCTAAAGAATTCTGATCAAACAATTCAAGGAAAATTGGAAAGTGTTATCAGTGAGATGGTATCCTCACCTGTGGAAATTATTGGATCAGGACGAACCGATGCAGGTGTCCATGCTAGAGGGCAAGTGGCTAACTTTAAAACTAACTCTACTATGCCAATAAAAGATATCCATAAATACATTAATCATTATTTGCCACAGGATATTGTAGTAAAGAAAGTAATAGAAGTATCAGAAAGATTTCATAGTAGATATAATGCAAAAAGCAAAAAATATACTTATTATATTTGGAATCATTGGATTCCATCACCTTTTCAACGAAAATATAGTTATCACTTTATTGAAACTCTAGACATTGGATTAATGGAGGAGGCATCAAAAAAGCTAGTTGGAACTCATGATTTTATTGGCTTCTCTTCAGTTAAAAAGACCAATAAGTCCACTATTCGGACCATTGAAGAAATAACCATTATTAAGGAAGGAAATATGTTGAAATTTAGTTTTATTGGAGATGGATTCCTATATAATATGATTCGTATTATAATGGGTAGTTTGATAGAAATTGGTATAAGAGAAAAAGAAATTTTCTATATTGATGAAATACTAAAAACCAAAACCAGATCAATTGCTGGTAAAACACTTCCACCTCATGGCTTGTTTTTAGAAGAGGTATATTACTAA
- a CDS encoding DUF6530 family protein, whose protein sequence is MKIPTNLKHKPVVVSENYENVDGRYAYNTDAKGLSLGLAQWNDRGKVDISAKVWRHTGEKWSRQSEELPLHRVLDLAILVCRTKLHFQDAYRYEKLYDTENPVIDRVGLQGDAMTVAVCTDNEKIDEDIKLFSQALSDDGELIGERLRTLSRILKDMGY, encoded by the coding sequence ATGAAAATACCAACTAATTTAAAGCATAAACCAGTCGTTGTATCTGAGAACTATGAAAATGTTGATGGTAGGTATGCATATAATACAGATGCAAAGGGACTTTCTTTAGGATTAGCTCAATGGAATGATAGAGGCAAGGTAGATATTTCAGCTAAAGTATGGAGACATACAGGAGAAAAATGGTCAAGACAGTCTGAAGAATTACCACTACATCGAGTGCTTGACCTTGCAATTCTTGTTTGTAGAACTAAACTTCATTTTCAGGATGCCTATAGATATGAAAAATTATATGATACAGAAAACCCTGTTATAGATAGAGTGGGATTACAGGGGGATGCCATGACAGTAGCTGTATGCACTGATAATGAAAAAATTGATGAAGATATTAAACTATTCAGCCAGGCGCTCAGTGATGATGGTGAGCTTATTGGAGAACGCTTGCGTACCTTGTCAAGAATATTAAAGGATATGGGGTATTAA
- a CDS encoding GIY-YIG nuclease family protein, translating into MDRRKELKEQYKQMKSDMGIFIIRSNFDQKCYIQTTQDLKGTINGTKFKLAAGAHPNRELQKEWNEYGEGSFTIEILENLEYEKDESKTDYREDLALLQMIWEEKLSQKNIEFYKK; encoded by the coding sequence ATGGACAGAAGAAAAGAATTGAAGGAACAATACAAGCAGATGAAATCAGATATGGGTATATTTATTATACGTTCTAACTTCGATCAAAAGTGTTATATCCAAACAACTCAAGATTTGAAAGGAACTATCAATGGCACCAAATTTAAATTGGCAGCTGGGGCTCATCCTAACCGAGAGTTACAAAAGGAATGGAATGAGTATGGCGAAGGGAGCTTCACGATTGAGATACTTGAGAATCTCGAATACGAAAAAGATGAATCTAAAACCGATTACAGGGAAGATTTAGCTTTGCTGCAAATGATTTGGGAAGAAAAACTATCCCAAAAAAACATTGAGTTTTATAAAAAATAG
- a CDS encoding BlaI/MecI/CopY family transcriptional regulator → MKSLVSKITDSEVEVMRVLWEAGCELPIADIRKPLEKSSGWESSTIKTLLRRLCNKGVVLSTKRDVFYYKPLVSEAEYNEYTTQNLIDRLYDGSAKNLVASLLGRKKLDDADIEELRTLFKVGESNE, encoded by the coding sequence ATGAAATCATTAGTTTCAAAGATAACAGATTCAGAAGTTGAAGTAATGCGTGTATTATGGGAAGCTGGCTGTGAACTACCTATTGCAGATATTAGAAAACCACTTGAAAAATCAAGTGGTTGGGAAAGTTCTACTATTAAAACTCTACTTCGTAGACTTTGTAATAAGGGTGTAGTTCTATCGACTAAAAGAGATGTGTTTTATTATAAGCCTTTAGTTAGTGAGGCAGAATATAATGAATATACTACGCAAAATTTAATTGATCGTTTGTATGATGGAAGTGCAAAAAACCTTGTAGCATCTCTATTAGGAAGAAAAAAGCTGGATGATGCCGATATTGAAGAGTTACGTACTCTATTTAAAGTTGGTGAGAGTAATGAATGA
- a CDS encoding M56 family metallopeptidase, whose product MNETIKLILSLSLSGSILAGLIFAIKPFIKHKLSKSIQYYIWIVVLLRLVLPFSFENSIMNKVFYNNQTSVVISSQGEYDEEPSTSQNISNVSSLFNIKEDVVNRIYGDDVDHSRFSRDLFNKYIFYIWLLGAILVVLVNLTSYIRFTKKIKLTNKLATDEENRVLNDLLDGRHNVILSRNVWAPTPMLIGILRPAIIIPDISFDENQLRYILLHELTHFKRFDIEIKWLTMLVTSLHWFNPFMYFIKKEINHACELACDEAVIKNLNSLEKQAYGDTLISIVSKKKYSAGILQATMSEDKSILKERLISIMKYSKKSKTIIITSVILFVGIISSSIILGAGVGTSKEKAESELYTQNAQKKSAYNLAEISRYKTPYIGDNSKVYAIVNHLPVPDNYFDQKYISMRTSEKPYNLTIYYEAGSDIEYKGEWPVTKPDSAIELNSEKNALVLFSMIDNLDEVTFAYRISQSSGELDFSKYDTTFTFKRATFEEKYGDLSAFAKNLDLFKNVLTEKISIMSE is encoded by the coding sequence ATGAATGAAACAATTAAGCTAATATTATCATTATCTTTATCAGGTAGTATTCTGGCAGGGTTAATATTTGCTATTAAGCCCTTTATAAAGCATAAGTTATCAAAGTCTATACAGTACTACATATGGATAGTAGTGTTATTAAGACTTGTACTTCCGTTTTCATTTGAAAATAGTATTATGAACAAAGTGTTTTATAACAATCAGACATCTGTTGTAATAAGTTCCCAAGGTGAATATGATGAAGAACCTAGTACAAGTCAAAATATAAGCAATGTATCTAGTTTGTTTAATATTAAAGAAGATGTTGTTAATAGAATTTATGGTGATGATGTTGACCATAGTAGATTTTCTAGGGATTTATTTAATAAGTATATATTTTACATTTGGTTACTTGGCGCTATTTTGGTGGTTTTAGTCAACTTAACTAGTTATATAAGATTCACGAAAAAAATAAAATTGACTAATAAATTAGCTACTGATGAAGAAAATAGAGTATTAAATGATTTGTTAGATGGGCGACATAATGTGATTCTGTCGCGTAATGTTTGGGCACCCACACCAATGCTAATTGGAATCTTAAGACCAGCTATTATAATTCCAGACATTAGCTTTGATGAAAATCAGCTTAGATATATTTTGCTCCATGAGCTTACACATTTTAAACGTTTTGATATTGAAATAAAATGGTTAACAATGCTAGTTACATCATTACACTGGTTTAATCCATTTATGTATTTTATAAAAAAAGAAATTAATCATGCTTGTGAATTGGCTTGCGATGAAGCAGTTATCAAAAACCTTAATTCGCTAGAAAAACAAGCTTATGGTGATACATTAATATCTATAGTATCTAAGAAAAAATATTCTGCAGGAATATTGCAGGCTACTATGAGCGAAGATAAGAGTATTCTTAAGGAAAGGTTGATATCGATTATGAAGTATAGTAAAAAGTCAAAAACTATTATAATCACATCTGTAATATTATTTGTAGGTATTATAAGTAGCTCTATAATATTAGGAGCAGGTGTTGGAACTAGTAAAGAAAAGGCCGAATCAGAACTATATACACAAAATGCACAAAAAAAATCAGCATATAATTTAGCTGAAATTTCAAGATATAAGACACCATACATAGGGGATAATAGCAAGGTTTACGCTATTGTAAATCATCTGCCTGTGCCCGATAATTATTTCGATCAAAAGTATATTTCTATGAGAACTAGTGAAAAACCCTATAATCTTACTATATACTACGAAGCAGGATCAGATATTGAATATAAAGGGGAGTGGCCAGTTACAAAACCAGATTCTGCTATCGAACTAAATTCTGAGAAAAATGCATTAGTACTGTTTTCTATGATTGATAATCTTGACGAGGTAACTTTTGCATATCGTATTTCTCAATCTAGCGGAGAACTAGATTTTTCCAAATATGATACTACCTTTACATTCAAAAGGGCTACTTTTGAGGAGAAGTATGGTGATCTTTCTGCATTTGCAAAAAATTTAGACTTATTCAAAAATGTATTGACAGAAAAAATATCTATAATGTCTGAATAA
- a CDS encoding DNA polymerase IV yields MKGTITVQKVIFLVDMNAFFISCEMTRNPNLLGKPAAVAGDPQKRTGIVLAANYEARKFGVKTAMVLHKALKLCPDMILVPPDHNFYQKKSNEVINLLFNYSPIVEKNSIDEAWLDMTGTEGLFGTPFEAASRIMEDIKVNLDLWCSIGISENKFLSKMASNMKKPLGITELWQRDIEHKLWPLPVRAMYRVGEKTSDRLNSLGIKTIGDLAKFDKNYIQEILGKSGMELHQYANGIDFSPVRLEAQDDIKSIGRSTTLPEDLVDIDKLKYILMKLSEDVGMTARKHNKKGRIVQIILKFSDFEVITRQTTVYPTYFTNDIFNAGYNLLKKNIHTYKAVRLIGISLGGFEENYSSEQISLFNIDKDDRHEKVDEVMDKIRNKYGFEKISRASLIKK; encoded by the coding sequence ATGAAAGGAACGATTACAGTGCAGAAAGTTATATTTCTTGTTGATATGAATGCTTTTTTTATATCCTGTGAGATGACAAGAAACCCAAATCTTCTTGGAAAACCAGCGGCGGTAGCAGGAGACCCACAAAAACGCACAGGAATTGTTCTAGCAGCTAACTATGAAGCTAGGAAATTTGGTGTAAAAACTGCTATGGTTCTACATAAGGCTTTAAAACTCTGCCCTGATATGATTTTAGTCCCTCCAGATCATAACTTCTATCAGAAGAAATCAAATGAAGTTATAAATCTATTATTTAACTATAGTCCTATTGTGGAGAAAAACAGCATTGATGAAGCTTGGCTTGATATGACTGGAACTGAAGGATTATTCGGAACCCCTTTTGAAGCTGCAAGCAGAATTATGGAAGATATTAAAGTAAATCTTGATCTTTGGTGTTCTATAGGAATATCTGAAAATAAATTTCTTTCTAAAATGGCATCTAATATGAAAAAACCACTAGGTATCACAGAACTCTGGCAAAGGGACATTGAACATAAATTATGGCCACTTCCAGTCAGAGCTATGTATAGAGTAGGAGAGAAAACTTCTGATAGGCTTAATAGCTTAGGAATCAAAACCATAGGTGACCTAGCTAAATTTGATAAAAATTATATTCAAGAAATACTTGGCAAATCTGGCATGGAACTTCATCAATATGCCAATGGTATAGATTTTTCACCCGTTAGATTAGAAGCTCAAGATGATATAAAATCTATCGGACGATCTACAACCCTTCCTGAAGATCTAGTTGATATAGACAAGTTAAAGTATATTCTTATGAAATTATCTGAAGATGTTGGAATGACAGCAAGGAAGCATAATAAAAAAGGCCGCATTGTTCAGATTATATTAAAATTTTCAGATTTTGAGGTTATTACTAGACAAACTACAGTATATCCTACTTACTTTACAAATGATATATTCAACGCTGGTTATAATTTACTTAAAAAGAATATACATACTTATAAAGCCGTACGATTAATAGGCATTAGCCTTGGTGGATTTGAAGAGAACTATTCATCAGAGCAAATATCCCTTTTCAATATAGATAAAGATGATAGACATGAGAAAGTTGACGAGGTAATGGACAAAATAAGGAACAAATATGGTTTCGAGAAAATAAGTAGAGCATCTTTAATAAAAAAGTAA
- the arsD gene encoding arsenite efflux transporter metallochaperone ArsD yields MKKMIIFEPAMCCPTGVCGPSVDKELLRISTVINNLKNNGVIVERHNLTSNPLIFVQNEEINNMLDKEGIEILPVIMVDGVVVKTKGYPTNEEFCSLLEVAEDYLKAPDKNTSKGYCDPNSGCC; encoded by the coding sequence ATGAAAAAAATGATAATATTTGAACCGGCTATGTGTTGTCCTACAGGAGTTTGTGGTCCATCTGTTGATAAGGAGCTATTAAGAATTTCTACTGTAATTAATAATTTAAAGAATAATGGAGTAATAGTTGAAAGACACAACCTAACTAGTAATCCTTTAATATTTGTTCAAAATGAAGAAATAAATAATATGTTAGATAAAGAAGGCATAGAGATCCTGCCAGTTATAATGGTTGATGGAGTTGTTGTAAAAACTAAAGGCTATCCAACAAACGAAGAATTTTGCAGTTTATTAGAGGTTGCAGAAGATTATCTAAAAGCACCTGATAAAAATACATCTAAAGGATACTGTGATCCTAATAGTGGCTGTTGCTAA
- the arsA gene encoding arsenical pump-driving ATPase, with product MSFKNFDVTEISLTKYLFFTGKGGVGKTSTACAIAVALADKGKKIMLISTDPASNLQDVFSTELNNKGVPIKEVPNLVVANFEPEKAAAEYKESVIAPYRGKLPEAVLTNMEEQLSGSCTVEIAAFNEFSSFITDEKAAKEYDHIIFDTAPTGHTLRMLQLPSAWSNFISENTHGASCLGQLSGLEDKKEVYKNAVENLADGEKTTLILVSRPEVAALKEAERASIELQDISVNNQLLVVNGVLKTHDDELSTAIYTKQKAALDDIPEGLKTIETFEIPLRPYNVTGIENVRAFFKSDIIKHSAETLNVSSIPNLNDVIEDLYKSNKKVIFTMGKGGVGKTTIAATIAQELAKEGKKVHLTTTDPAAHLKFVLEESYGITLSNIDEKKELEKYKEEVLSKARETMSNDDIAYVEEDLRSPCTQEIAVFRAFAEIVERSENEVVVIDTAPTGHTLLLLDSTQSYHREIERSQGDIPESVKKLLPKLRDEKETEVIIVTLAETTPVYEAMRLKEDLNRAGINVKWWVINSSFYATNTTNDILKVKASNEVEWINKVNEISKGNFAVIEWIPEEVKGENLSKLLK from the coding sequence ATGTCATTTAAAAATTTTGATGTGACAGAAATTAGCTTAACTAAGTACTTATTTTTCACAGGAAAAGGTGGAGTCGGTAAAACTTCAACAGCATGTGCTATTGCAGTAGCTTTAGCTGATAAAGGTAAAAAAATTATGCTTATAAGTACTGATCCAGCTTCAAATCTTCAAGATGTATTTAGTACAGAATTAAATAACAAAGGTGTTCCTATAAAGGAAGTACCAAATTTAGTAGTAGCAAATTTTGAACCAGAAAAAGCAGCAGCAGAATATAAGGAAAGTGTAATAGCTCCATACAGAGGAAAGCTTCCTGAAGCAGTACTTACAAATATGGAAGAGCAGCTTTCAGGATCATGTACAGTTGAAATAGCAGCCTTTAATGAATTTTCTAGTTTTATAACTGATGAAAAAGCAGCAAAAGAGTATGATCATATTATATTCGATACTGCACCTACAGGTCATACATTAAGGATGCTTCAACTTCCTTCAGCATGGAGTAACTTTATTAGCGAAAATACTCATGGTGCGTCATGTTTAGGACAGCTATCAGGACTTGAGGATAAAAAAGAAGTTTATAAAAATGCAGTAGAAAATCTAGCTGATGGTGAAAAAACTACACTTATACTAGTATCTCGCCCTGAAGTAGCAGCTCTGAAAGAAGCTGAAAGAGCTTCTATAGAACTTCAGGATATAAGTGTAAATAATCAACTTTTAGTAGTTAATGGAGTATTAAAGACACACGACGATGAGCTTTCTACTGCTATTTATACAAAACAAAAGGCAGCATTAGATGATATACCAGAAGGACTTAAAACAATAGAAACTTTTGAAATTCCATTAAGACCTTATAATGTAACTGGGATAGAAAACGTTAGAGCTTTTTTCAAGAGTGACATTATCAAACATAGTGCTGAGACATTAAATGTTAGTAGCATTCCTAATTTAAATGATGTAATAGAAGATTTGTATAAATCTAATAAGAAAGTTATATTTACTATGGGTAAGGGTGGTGTAGGTAAGACTACCATAGCAGCTACAATTGCACAAGAGTTAGCGAAAGAAGGTAAGAAAGTACATTTAACAACTACTGATCCAGCAGCACACTTAAAGTTTGTTTTAGAGGAAAGCTATGGTATTACTCTAAGTAATATTGACGAGAAAAAAGAGCTAGAAAAGTATAAAGAAGAAGTACTAAGTAAAGCAAGAGAGACAATGAGTAATGATGATATAGCCTATGTTGAAGAGGATTTAAGATCTCCATGTACTCAAGAAATTGCAGTATTTAGAGCATTTGCTGAAATAGTTGAAAGGTCAGAAAATGAAGTTGTTGTAATAGATACAGCACCTACAGGACATACACTGCTATTATTAGATTCAACTCAAAGTTATCATAGAGAAATAGAAAGATCACAAGGAGATATACCAGAGTCTGTTAAGAAACTATTGCCTAAGCTAAGAGATGAAAAAGAAACTGAAGTTATAATTGTTACACTTGCTGAAACTACACCAGTTTATGAAGCTATGAGGCTGAAAGAAGACTTGAATAGAGCAGGTATTAATGTTAAGTGGTGGGTTATTAACTCAAGCTTTTATGCAACTAATACGACAAATGATATCTTAAAGGTAAAAGCAAGTAATGAAGTAGAGTGGATTAACAAGGTAAATGAAATATCAAAAGGTAATTTTGCGGTTATAGAATGGATTCCAGAAGAAGTAAAAGGTGAAAATTTAAGTAAGCTTTTAAAATAG
- a CDS encoding ArsR/SmtB family transcription factor, protein MITIEDKVELLKALADKNRLLILDMLSCGELCACNIMDGLNLTQPTISHHMKILQQCELVKARKEGKWVFYSINQEKVDEFQQFIRELTSFKEGCICEGYNKDCT, encoded by the coding sequence GTGATTACAATAGAAGATAAAGTAGAATTACTAAAAGCCTTAGCCGATAAAAATAGATTGCTTATTTTAGATATGCTTTCATGTGGAGAACTTTGTGCTTGTAATATTATGGATGGTTTAAACTTAACTCAACCAACTATTTCTCATCATATGAAAATCTTACAACAATGCGAACTTGTAAAGGCAAGAAAAGAAGGAAAGTGGGTATTTTATTCAATTAATCAAGAAAAGGTAGATGAATTTCAACAGTTTATTAGAGAGCTAACTTCCTTTAAAGAGGGTTGTATATGTGAAGGATATAATAAAGACTGCACTTAA
- a CDS encoding arsenate reductase ArsC yields MKKKVAFVCVHNSCRSQMAEAWAKKLGNHVLEVYSAGTENYHEVKLGAVKVMEEAGIDMSEHYPKLLTDIPEEVDILITMGCNVVCPFVPCSHTEDWGLEDPSGGPIEGFRNTRDLIKTKVEDLIKRVENKEL; encoded by the coding sequence ATGAAGAAAAAAGTAGCATTTGTATGTGTCCATAATTCATGCAGATCTCAAATGGCAGAGGCTTGGGCCAAAAAATTAGGGAATCATGTACTAGAAGTATATTCAGCTGGAACAGAAAATTATCACGAAGTAAAGCTTGGAGCTGTTAAGGTAATGGAAGAAGCAGGTATTGATATGAGTGAGCATTATCCTAAGCTTTTAACGGATATTCCAGAAGAAGTAGATATTCTTATTACCATGGGTTGTAATGTAGTTTGTCCATTTGTACCATGTAGCCATACTGAAGATTGGGGGCTTGAAGATCCATCAGGCGGTCCTATTGAAGGATTTAGAAATACGAGAGATCTAATTAAAACTAAAGTAGAAGACCTTATTAAAAGAGTAGAAAATAAGGAACTGTAA